In Brevibacterium pigmentatum, the sequence AAGACGCCCTCTTCCACTCGGAGTTTGAAGCCTGGAAGTACGGCCCGGTCGCAACCGCCATCTATCCACTCCACCGACGCCAAGCAACCTACGATCTGGACACTGACGGCGACATTGGAGACTCATCTCGCCTCACGAAACGCGAGCGCCTGAACATAGAAGACGTCTTCGATTTCTATGACCCCTTCAACGGGTTCGAGCTGGCCGAAATGACCCATGAACACGACAGCTGGATCAATGCATACGAAAGCGTTGACCCGCCGTATCGTGGCCACCAAGTAATGTCCCGTAGAGCCATTGAAGATACATTCAAAGCTCTCGACGACGACCAGGTACCGTCCCCCTAGCCATTAGGTGATGAGACCGAGTCGACTAGCGGTTCGATTCGAACTAATGTCCTAATGCATGAGCGTGTTTCCACACCCGTGGAAGGCGTTGCGCGAGCTCGACACTGTTGCCGTCTCGTGGCGAGATGACCTTCCCCCTCCCGTCCATGCTGTCACCAACGGCCGGAACATCATCTGGATGGCCAAGAACCTGCTGCAGGTCGAACGACGGTGCGCCCTGCAGCACGAACTGATCCACCTCGAGTACGGCGACACTTGCCGCCAGGACGCTCGAATCGAGGCGCAGGTGCGACAGATCACCGCAGAGCGACTGATCCCCGCCCATTGGCTTTTTCGGGCGTGGAAGGCAGCGCTGAGCGTCGAGGAGTGGGCCGAGAGCCTATGGGTGACGCCAGCAGTCCTCTACGACCGGCTCGACAACCTCTCCCCCGACGAACGACACACAGCAGAACAACTCAAGGCGAGCGCCAGGGAGCGCGGCGCCGAC encodes:
- a CDS encoding Panacea domain-containing protein, which encodes MTAIIVDSAEQEDAMADVRDVAQYIVELSGRRIPTMKLQKLLYFTQGWNLAWEEDALFHSEFEAWKYGPVATAIYPLHRRQATYDLDTDGDIGDSSRLTKRERLNIEDVFDFYDPFNGFELAEMTHEHDSWINAYESVDPPYRGHQVMSRRAIEDTFKALDDDQVPSP
- a CDS encoding ImmA/IrrE family metallo-endopeptidase → MSVFPHPWKALRELDTVAVSWRDDLPPPVHAVTNGRNIIWMAKNLLQVERRCALQHELIHLEYGDTCRQDARIEAQVRQITAERLIPAHWLFRAWKAALSVEEWAESLWVTPAVLYDRLDNLSPDERHTAEQLKASARERGAD